The following are encoded together in the Scytonema millei VB511283 genome:
- a CDS encoding DUF6671 family protein, protein MPTNSLFTGRVAVIATMHEKEKAIAPILESELGVQCIVPNGFNTDIFGTFTRDIARPADQIATAKLKAKKALEITGETIAIASEGSFAPHPDLPFIASNREIVVLVDTLNQLEIVGQEISTETNFNSQSVRTVEAAESFARKIGFPSHGLVVMLSADSSEREEIFKGINTEDKLRKIVTFALSKSSTGKVHIETDMRALYNPTRMQNIAKATKNLIQKIHQICPNCGCPGFDAIAQRRGLPCGLCNLPTSAIRSVVYQCQKCSFQQEKLFPHGVKVADPAQCMYCNP, encoded by the coding sequence ATGCCAACAAATTCTTTGTTTACAGGTCGCGTAGCAGTCATTGCTACTATGCACGAGAAAGAAAAAGCGATCGCACCCATTTTAGAATCAGAATTGGGAGTACAATGTATAGTTCCAAATGGCTTTAATACGGATATTTTTGGTACGTTTACTCGCGATATTGCCCGACCAGCAGACCAAATTGCTACGGCTAAACTCAAAGCTAAAAAAGCTTTAGAAATTACGGGTGAAACAATTGCGATCGCCAGTGAAGGTTCTTTTGCACCTCATCCCGATTTGCCTTTTATTGCGTCGAATCGAGAAATAGTCGTTCTCGTCGATACGCTAAATCAGTTAGAAATTGTTGGTCAGGAAATCTCTACAGAAACTAATTTTAATAGTCAATCGGTTAGAACTGTTGAAGCAGCCGAATCTTTTGCTCGTAAAATTGGTTTTCCTTCTCATGGTTTAGTTGTCATGCTCAGTGCTGACTCGTCAGAACGAGAAGAGATTTTTAAAGGTATCAATACAGAAGATAAATTAAGAAAAATTGTGACTTTTGCTTTAAGCAAATCTTCAACAGGCAAAGTACATATAGAAACAGATATGCGGGCGCTATATAACCCCACTAGAATGCAAAATATTGCTAAAGCTACTAAAAATTTAATTCAAAAAATTCATCAAATATGTCCTAATTGTGGTTGTCCTGGCTTTGATGCGATCGCCCAACGTCGCGGCTTACCCTGTGGATTATGCAATCTTCCCACATCTGCAATCCGCTCGGTAGTCTATCAGTGTCAGAAATGCAGTTTTCAACAAGAAAAACTATTTCCGCATGGTGTGAAAGTAGCCGATCCAGCTCAATGTATGTATTGCAATCCTTAG